ATTGGTGAAATTAACTCtcttttttaatgtaaaatatatagatGTGTAATGAGATGTACAAAATCAAAGTACAAGAGCTAAACCGATAATCAAAATAGAGTGTAGGGACCAAGTTGATAATCAAAATAGAGTGTAGGGACCAAGTTGATAATCAAAATAGtacatgtattaaattaaagtgATAATTTAGCTACCGTTAGCATTTtcgttaaaataaattatctgactcttttttaaatatatttaaataataataatgtaatttctaaacattaaaaattaaatttatagttattaaatatatatatattaaaacaaccCTAATTACcagataaaaattagattaaccCTTTATTGAATGAACATCTCAATTTTTAATATCAATACAACTTGCAAACTACAATGGTTAACAcaacaaattttgaatgaaaaaaatagctTAGATTCAACTGAACAACCCTTAATTTATAGAACTTGAAATctatttcataataataaaaaaacaagattTCAGTCGTTCAAAGCAGTTTCCCTAAGCCAAAAATGGAACCTTTTTGCCAACTGCCATGCCTTCAATATTGAAACCCCTTTGTATTCGGACCCCCAATATAAATCACCCTTTCACCGTCCCTTTCCCAAAAGAACAAAGAATCAAAATTCcaagaaaaaaagtaaacaaaaatggCTACTTTTTCCATTCATAGCTACCCTTTCTCTTTTAACCTTCAAATATTAATCTTTCTATTCTTTACAGCAAAACCCGTTTCCTCTTTTGCCCTTCAAAATAACCCCAATTTTGATCCCTACATTTCCCTCTTTGGGGATGCCAGGGTCGAAAATGGAAGCTCAAATGTCATCCTCACGCGCTCTCACGCGCCGAGTTCTGGTCTTTTATTGCTGGACAAGCCCTTCAAGTTTGTAGGTGAACCGGTGTCGTTTTCAACTGAGTTTACCTTCTCTTTATCACCTGGTAATGCTGATGGTTTAGCTCTAGTTTTTGTTCCTAATGGATTTCAAGCAAGGTTTACAAGTCAAGGATCATTTGGTCTTTTTGGTGAAAACATGTATTTGGGTATTGAATTTGATACTCAAAAAGATGATAAAGTTGGTGACTTCAATGCGAATCATATAGGAATTGACATTAATAGCCTTGAATCTATTAAAGTTAGTAACTTGTCATCATCATCAATGGTGTTAAACAATGGTGAACCATTGAAATCTTGGGTTGATTATGATTCAAGTTCTAAGCTTTTACAAGTTAGGTTAAGTACATTTGATTCAAAAAGGCCTTTTAGTCCAATTCTAACATACTCTATTGATTTGTTAGAAATGTGGGGTACTAAAGATGTTTTTGTTGGTATAATATCAACATCTATTAATGGATCTTCTTTCAGTAATGTTTATTCATGGAGGTTTAGGGTTAGACATGTTTTGAATTCGATGCATTCATTGCCTGCAAATCCACATAAGGATAGTGATGGATTTAGAACAGGGAAGAACAAGTTTTGTGCACTTACATTCTTGGCAGGGTTGATTTTTGGTACCGGATGTGGAGCTTTGTTCGCATTCGTGGTGTTGTTTATGTGGGCGATTTTGGTTAGTAGGCATTCGGTGTTCCCGGTTGAATGTCAAGTGAGTCCCGAAGATTTTAGGTACGAGATGGTCGATGTGGTTGTAGAGAAAGACAATCAATTCGATAAGAATTAGCGTACAGAACTTGCGTAAAACTTATGTATTTTTCATTGTTGTGCATTTCTTCTATAAGTATAGCTTGCAATGCAATTTTAttcattgctttttttttttctgtaaaacATTATGAACATTATTTGAAAGACTTTTTCATTACATATATAGTCCTTTGTGTTGCTTGGATCCGAGTCATTCTTCTTTTGCTTTGATTCGAGTTGAATCTTTATATGGTTCTTCGAATCAGAGATAATCCATGCAGAGCCTTGTGTGTGTTCGTAATGCTGTTTTTATATGAGGCAATTCTAGTTAGTAGGTATACGGTATTCCTGGTCGAGTGTCGAGCAAGTCCCGAAGATTTCAGGTACAAGAAAGGAAATGTATGTTGTTGTTGTGCATTTGTTTTGTATGTATAGCCTGCGATGCAATCTTTATATGGTTCTTCGGGCTGAAATAATCTATGCAGAGCCTTGTTTGTGTTTGTGATGCTGTTTATGTTGGGCAATTCTAGTTAGTAGGCACACAGTGTTCACGGTTGAGTGTCGAGCAAGTCCCAAAGATTTCAGGTTCGAGAAAGGCAATGTATTTTGTTGTTGTGCATGTGTTTTCTATGTATAGCCTGCAATGCAATCTTTATATGGTTCTTTGGATCGAAGATAATCTATGCAGAGCCTTGTTCGTGTTTGGGATACTGTTTATATGGGGCAATTCTAGTTGGTAGGCACACGATATTCCCAGCTGAGTGTTAAGCAGGTCCCGAAGATTTCAGGTACGAGAAAGGCGatatattttgttgttgtttatttgttttgtatGTATAGCCTGCAATGCAATTTTACTCTTTGCTTTTTGCTGTAAAACATTATGAACATTACCCTTTGTGCTACTATTAGTAATTTTGTTGCTTGGATTTAAGGCATTACTCAAACTCCGAGATCGATTGCTTCTATTCGAGTTGAATCTTTATCTGCTTCTTTGAATCAAACATAATCTATGCAGAGCCTTGTTCACGCTCATGATGCTGGTTAGCAGGCACGCGGTATTCCCAGTTAAGTGTCAATAAAGTTAGGGTGTGAATTTAGTGTTTTCGTTATTGTTGTTGTCGTCACTTCCGTATTTTGTTGTTGTGCATTGTTCTATATAGAACATTATGAAGATTATGGTATACGAAAAAACCCTTTCTGGTATAGCCCTTGATGCTACTATTAGAAATTTTGTTGCTTCAACTCGAGTTTCAATCGTTACATGCTTCTTCGAGTTCAAGAATTGTCGTGTAGAGGAAAAGGAAGAACAAAATTATTGTACTTTTTGATTAAGCACTCCTCACCCCGGATCTATATACGGCATGCGACTGGTTTATGTATATTTTGCCTGTTCTTTCATCATGAGAAGTTTATAAATCCGATCATCTGTTAAACACATATACTTATATCTGATACTCATACTCGAGTCTAAGTGACTTTGTTAAGAATTTTATATGGTTAATGGTATCATTTTCACTTGCATTTCTTGTTGCCTTGAGCATTTGTTTGCTTTGCTTCATTGGGTTTCAAGCAAATTCTATTCTTTACCCTTTACTAACCTGAAAGCCTGCTTCATTTTCATGGAGAAGagaatataaatactaaattaaggTAAATAgtttaaatccaaaaattaaaagcaaattttgatctaatttttaaatatattttaacgaAATTAAAAGGGTTTGTCAAAATCTAGAGCTAAAACTCTCTTTGATTGGGAAGTGGAGCCTCATCCCGTTTTAGCCCATTTCAACTACATCTCTTCATTATTGGGCTACGGCCCATTATATTCTCTATCCAAATTTAACCCAAATCAAGTTGTAAGTTGAACCACAACATTACACTTTATCatcgaggaaaggaaaaaataatagaaaatttataaataaatattaattttttattcaaacataattgaaattaattatattttatttataaaacctttgctatttctttttattttacttatatatGGCTTGTTTCTTAACCGtacatcaaattttatttcttaattttattatgttaattaaatttaaaagtgagCATAAATATGAGTGTACATTTGAACCCCGTGTGTTGACCTGATAGTTAAGGTGTTCACTACCCCAGAAGTGGTCTGGGTTCGCTGTTAGAGCTTTGTCCTCCTcttgtaattcaccaaaaaatactaaaaaagtcaaaataaataagttgaagggtgtttatatgaaattaaaaaaaaaccaataagtttatcaagtgtaagaaaaatactaaattgacaatcaaaattaaaatttaatagcaaaaggtttaattttaagattgagatatcattaatttaattgatatggATGTTATTGAACATCTTTAAAAGTCGGGGTTTAAGGGGATTTCAGTGTGTACCTTCTCTAAGTGAATATAATTAAGGttttattagtaaattgatCCTTAAACTATACTCTAATTCTAACAGTAGTCTTTGAAGTTTTTAGAAAGTGAtacttaaattatcaattttgtcACATTTTTATCCGATAAGTGTATGACTTGTAATAAAATGTACCACGTGTCACTTTTTATTAGTTGATATTGTTCTTCAAGTAAACTgagataaaatataagaaaaattgaaggaccaatctTGATATTGGGATATAGTTCAGGGgccaatttacaaataaatatataataaattaggaatttaaatgtttaaagataattttaaaaaacaaaagagttaATTGACATCATGAAACTATGATCCTCGTTTTATATTCGCTCCCATTCTAATTACATCCCAAACTAtcaatattatatcaatcaagatctttcattcttgaaattgttaatttaatcattaaatgaCACGTCGGATCTTATGtggcataatttaaaatgaaaaatttaaagactaaTGAATATCGTAAAAGCGAATGTCGTaaaaatctttttcatttttagttttactttattGTTAGATTTTTTCAAAAGTTATGCACCgatcttttagtttttaaaatcattttaaattatattatataagatTTGACGTgtcatttaacaattttaataatagagggacctaattgatataacctcaataatttaaagaaataattaaaaatattttaaagcttaatgaccaatttaaaatgaatttcataGTTTGTAGATGATTGGTGCAATTAacattataagaaataaaaaggacacgcgatttaaataaacataattagtGAAAGTACTTGCCAAGTCCTTCTATTATGGGGATTAGATCAAATCAGTCCATCTATaattaaatgaatcaatttaatccatatactattaaaagaatcaaataaagttaaattataaCAGAGTTAACATTTGctattttaaaaatgacatggaaattattttttcatttgtaGTTCAACTCCAAATAAAAGATTCCATAGGTAGAAAcgaaaaactttcaaaataataactcattaaacaataaatgacatattttcaagcaataaatataaacttcattgaaatttaaccttatttaattttttttaataatagaaaaactaaattaatccatttaatcTGGAAGTGCTTCTCCTGGTGGAGTGTTGTGAGACCATAATGGGGATTGGGTCTTGCGATATAACCACTATTTGAGAAAGTGCACAGTCTTTGAGGTTGAATTATGGGGTATTTTGGATGGTATGTTTATTTTACTTAGCAAAGGTTTTAagagagctacgatttagtctgATAATTTGGAGGTGGTTAGGGCCCTACATGTTAGTGTGTTGGTGGATTCAAGAATTATAATGTTTAGGAGGGTCCAACGGATTATGAGAATCAAAGGACAGTGGTTAATTAGGTATGTTCCTAGATAAGACAATCTAGATGCTGACTGTTTGACTAAGTTAAGTTTAGGACGGAAAATAAGCCTACGGGTTTATAATTACGTCCCTAATGAAGCATTAGGAGTTCCATATCAATATAAAGCAAGTGGTACTTTCGATCAATTCAACTTGATTTGGTCGTCAAATATATTCACCAAACATAATTGATATCACGACACGAATACCTCTTAAGAGTCATGTTTGAGGCAcccttatttaaaaattaaaattcaaatctcaatactttaaatattaataaaactactatttaatccttaaaaatttataattcaatttcgaTATTTTTATCAATACAAAATTTCTCCACCCAAGACTGACTCAATCCTTATCAactatcatttaaatttatatattaaaatcatttttcgTATGTGTAAACTGTAACAATAACCCTATTTATGCCAAAGCAAACATCGAGAAAGTGCCCTTCATGTCTTTTGTTTAAAGCCGTCATTGAAAATAAATACTCCCAATTATACTATTTATTGATAACCTCGCTTAAAGTTGCGTGATGAAGTTTTTAAGGTGAAGTTTGGTACATAAAATATAAACGAGTATAAGCTACTCGAATTATCGTCTTTTTATATgctcaaaataaattatttgtgaattatattgaggaaaacaaaaaatattagtCTCACATAGATTGAgaataaatgtaaaacttgtatatatatgtaaaccAACTTAGTAATTATTGAATTACTAAATTAATGCTCTCCCTCGTACACGAGGCGGGTGTAAATCCAAATCTATTGAGCCAATGGTGGTCAATACTCCTTGCTATGCCCTTAGTTAGTTGTAATAATAAAAGTGATAATCTTATGTTTCATCATCCAAATGGTAAAATATTACATTCCGAcctatcaaataaaataatggaaCATGTATGATAATATACTAattacttttacaattttatatcccgaaaatcaaacaattaatgCTCGAGTTCCATCATAAAACAAATGTTAAATACAAATtctcttttaaattattcaGGATTTAAGTTcgagttttatttaattatattttgtattaaaataattctcatcttttgatgaaaattttattatatttaaattgaacctatttttttggggaaaaataagtacaacttaaatattaaacattaaaatgaaaCTATCTGGATAGATCTTTCATCAGCAGTAAATTAATTCTTTTGTCTCGTACCACCTTAACGATTTTGtctacaaatttattattttctcgagaaaTATGCTAAAATTTCCAGAACCTTCAAAAATATGTGAAATCTCCTTAGACATTAAaacactttttcttttgttttgtctAAAGTGTAAGTCAGTGAGTTTCTTTAGACCAAAGCAAATGTCGAGAAAGTACCAtagatttcttttgatttttgattaaaCAGAAGACAAAGAAATAATTACTGCCGACTAAAACTAGTTATTAACATCAGgacaaaaaaggaagaaaaagaaagaaaactattCAACCAGTTGGAATAGTGTTGTTCGAATTGGACCGGATCAGTTAGGTCAAGAACTACCCGGAATGTCAATCCAGAGAATGGTTTGAACCTTAACCCATTAAAAATCGATTGAGCTAGCTAAAAACTAGTTAAACAGGTAATTGAACTGGTTGGATCGACGAATAGTGATCTGATCGGTTCGACCATCggtttagtttaaaaaatatttatataaaacattagATTTTGTCACACCCACAATGTAGCTAAAAAATGTAcgtaacaaatttaaaaaattgatatagtAACAAAAAAAAGCTTTGGTTAAAGATGACACCATCTCAGTAAAACACTTAAGTATAATAGAtctattacttatttaaaatggAATTGGTGGCATCAACTCagtaaacatttaaatataataacaaataaactgATTGAATCTTAATTCAATtgacataaatattaatatcaatgtAAGAGTTCgtaaatttactatttattcATAATGTTGCTAACATAAAGGACAacatcaaccaaaaaaaaaactaatcatCAAAATCAGCCATGATAATAATCAATCAATATCGTGCCAAGTGTTTTGTGTTGAAGCACCTGACATAGTGAGATAAGCAAATTGTCCCATTGGGACTTGCAACATTCCTACTATAGATTATGGGTCAGACAGTCCATAATTGATAGTGACAGcttaaatcatattatataCACTAATCTATCCAAAACTATATCTTATACACTGTTAATTGAAATCTTGCacaaaaaagtatatatattatattatattatttgaataaaaaagtGTATATATTGTAAACCACTTATATAGCTGCAGTTGTCCTCAAAAAGTCCAAATCCAAAATGATTAGGTGgaaatttcttttttagaaaacaagtatttaattaatatatatttgtttacattatctttacttttaataaattttatatatttaatggtaGGGATGTAAGAAGAACTAaaggaaatttttaattaaaatttttttatattgttaaaattagcGTGCTTAAATGAATAACTAGACAGTTGTACATGACATATCACATGTATCTTATGTTAATATATCGAAATCggttttaataatataaataaataaaatttttaacagaataatcaatttatttttaatgtataacatataagaattaatttattaatattttaaaatataaaatataatctaatgCAAGTACcaactaattattatttgaatgaatcaaattgatgtcaactGATAAAATTATGTTACATAATTCAAACCTTTTATGGAGGTGGTTGAGAATTTGAGGAAGCCATGATCatattcaaactttttttttattttttttaattatgttatacaATTACACCTACAAGCATGGTTGTTAGGGTTGGATTGAATTGGTTGTCaggatatttaaattttggttcgTAAATTTATGACGTTTAAAACTgtttcataaaaagaaaaaaaattataagagaaCGGTTAGGAAAGCTTTCAATTGGTGCAGGCGGTGCGAACAAAGAAGGCCATACAACAGTGACTTTAACaatctagtgacttaaatgaaaactttcaaatagtttagtgaccatttggtaatatttttaaattgaatgatcaaaacgtaaatttattaataatttagtgatattatatataatttacccattttataataataaaacccgTGATTCAACtgacaaaactaaaaataacaaatctaACCAGTTCAACCATTAATTTTACTGTCGGCTCGGTTCTCTCGCAACCTCACCTAAGAGTCTATTGGTATAGAAGAAATTAGATGAAGCAAACCACAAGCATGTGATAATTGACTTTAAACCTGCCTAACTGCCTAACTCAACTATCGATGACGACACAAGGTATGATATCAGCCATAGAAATTAACCATCAATATCGCCAtccattatttttgttttatcaataaaattggAGCTCAAATCCTTATCaactacatttaaaaattaaataaaatttactcataatttattactttccattgtaattaattttttcataatttcaaaaaattacatttatcatcgttaaaaaaattaaaatttcagctTGGAGGAATAGACGATTGATTCTCAAAGTGATGTTGTAAACATATTGACAAGTGATGCTAAAGATAGGGAGTTTaatttagggtgagtttggatggacggtgcgtttacctgtgattagtataaaaatagcggtggcggtgagattagatactgtaacgtgagacaaaaagtaagctaaacgcaccgcaccacatccaatcgcccatccaaacccacccttaattCGGAAAGTTCGAGACTATTTGAAGGAGTGAGAGGTGGTTATTCAACATGTTTATGAGGAAGGTAATAAATTTGCTGATAGCCTAGCATCGATGGCTTGGAGGTAaacattacaaaatattttctattattctcCTCCAGTAGCGCTATTGATGTTATGTCACCAAAAACCgtgtttgtttaatttatatattttctcttctattatataaaaaaaaggaaataaataaaaatctataaaatttccAGAACATGCGAGATCTCTTGCTTGAATCCAATCCAGAGAATTGCTGAATCACCTGACACAGTGGGACAAATCCCATCAAGGTCCCTACAACATTCCTCAtttcactttatttcttttcgaAAATTTCAGCATTcgataatcatattaaattttaataatttcaaaattgaactGGATGAATTGTTTGAAAAGAGCTACCAGCTCTCACAACTGAagtgacaaaattaaaaattacttgaccaaaattaaattaaaaatttttgagtggttatatgcaaatttatcactatattacattaattataatttcacaatttgtAAAGggacttaattataattttatcattaacaTCCCTTCAATGAAAAATAGCAATTTAGCccctctaaaataaaaaaaagcgtAAGTTAACacatgataaaattatgatttagtcctaaaCAACCTAAAATTATAAGCTAATAAAATGATGGAATTGCATTTTGACTTTGATAagaatttataattcaattttgaccattccccaaaaaaatttaaaactttaccCTTATTTTTCTATCGGTTGAAGTATGATAGAGGCTCTTATATTAAGGGCTAGATTGCATTTTACCTTTctacttgaaaaaaataaacaaattagttATTGTACGTTAAATTAAATAGAAACTTATTGTTcggttaaaattttcattcatttctactattaaaaactaacGTAGCTGATAAACTAACCAGACAATTACACGTATACCTCATGCTGACATATAAAAACTactttttactaaaaaaataaatgaaaattttaacagaacGATCGGTTTACGTAAAGTAGACATCAAGCAAAGCAGCATTGACCCAACAGTCCTCAATTGTGAATGACAGTGACAATTTAACCACATTATGTGCACCAATAACATAGCTGCGGTTGTCCTCAAATACTCAAATTTCATTTGCCGTTCAAAACTTACATTTACAtccatacatatttatataattttcaattgCGTGAACAATTGCATTGCTCACCAACTTTACACTACTTTGTAATTTTCTCTCATTTGCGTGATtcatttgattttcaaatctgTACACGTCCTTTTCTCGAAATTTACGTAAAAAATAACgggttaatataatatttagtccCCAGACTTATTAACTAGGTCCACTTGTATTAGTATCTTTGTTTTAGTTTACGTTAGTAACTGAATTTGATAATTACTTCTATTCGatcccaaaacctaaaaaatgtACTTAT
This genomic window from Gossypium raimondii isolate GPD5lz chromosome 10, ASM2569854v1, whole genome shotgun sequence contains:
- the LOC128034031 gene encoding lectin-like protein At1g53070; amino-acid sequence: MATFSIHSYPFSFNLQILIFLFFTAKPVSSFALQNNPNFDPYISLFGDARVENGSSNVILTRSHAPSSGLLLLDKPFKFVGEPVSFSTEFTFSLSPGNADGLALVFVPNGFQARFTSQGSFGLFGENMYLGIEFDTQKDDKVGDFNANHIGIDINSLESIKVSNLSSSSMVLNNGEPLKSWVDYDSSSKLLQVRLSTFDSKRPFSPILTYSIDLLEMWGTKDVFVGIISTSINGSSFSNVYSWRFRVRHVLNSMHSLPANPHKDSDGFRTGKNKFCALTFLAGLIFGTGCGALFAFVVLFMWAILVSRHSVFPVECQVSPEDFRYEMVDVVVEKDNQFDKN